One Thiobacillus sp. genomic region harbors:
- a CDS encoding Fic family protein: MKLPLAPPPLNKLFESLSPEALSAWHAQPQPALPEGRYLHWDELRHRTPPHGITHEQWWLAIKIARQVQAQPLPLKDKNGQPFIYTMPAPVIQALHFIDRDASGQILMDGPVASPQDRDRYLVSSLIEEAITSSQLEGASTTRRVAEDMLRAGRRPRTTSERMIFNNYQAMRHIRAIQDQALTPAAVLELHRMLTLDTLDDPADAGRLRQADDIHVVDPRDGQTLHIPPSAVHLPERLEKLCAFANGTEKDVPYIHPVVRAILLHFMLGYDHPFVDGNGRTARALFYWAMSRQGYWLMEYLSISNILRQAPGQYARAYLHTETDGADTTYFLLHQLDVIHQAIDALKTYLAEKSHELRATEKLLRSVELRARCNHRQIALLGHALKHEDAIYTVESHRASHAIAYATARSDLLALVDMGLLHESKQGNRWVFTVPDDLHRKLKK; this comes from the coding sequence ATGAAGCTGCCACTTGCCCCACCACCCCTGAACAAGCTGTTCGAGTCACTTTCGCCGGAGGCCTTGTCGGCTTGGCACGCGCAGCCACAACCCGCCCTTCCCGAAGGGCGTTACCTACATTGGGACGAACTGCGCCATCGCACACCGCCTCATGGCATTACCCATGAACAATGGTGGTTGGCCATAAAAATAGCCCGTCAAGTACAAGCCCAGCCTTTGCCGCTTAAGGACAAGAATGGGCAACCCTTCATCTACACCATGCCGGCGCCCGTCATCCAGGCCCTGCATTTCATTGACCGTGATGCATCGGGCCAGATATTGATGGATGGCCCAGTGGCCTCGCCCCAGGACCGGGACCGTTATCTGGTGAGTTCCCTCATCGAGGAAGCCATCACCTCCAGCCAGTTGGAAGGTGCTTCCACCACCCGCCGGGTGGCGGAGGACATGCTGCGGGCAGGGCGGCGTCCGCGCACGACGAGCGAACGCATGATCTTCAACAACTACCAGGCCATGCGGCATATCCGCGCCATCCAGGACCAGGCGCTAACGCCCGCCGCGGTATTGGAACTACACCGGATGCTCACCCTGGATACCCTGGATGACCCGGCTGACGCAGGCCGCTTGCGTCAGGCCGATGACATCCACGTCGTGGACCCTCGTGACGGCCAGACGTTGCATATCCCGCCCTCCGCCGTCCACTTGCCCGAACGCCTGGAGAAGCTCTGCGCCTTCGCCAATGGCACAGAGAAGGACGTGCCCTACATTCACCCGGTGGTGCGCGCCATCCTGCTGCATTTCATGCTGGGCTACGACCACCCCTTCGTGGACGGCAACGGACGCACGGCCCGGGCCCTGTTCTACTGGGCCATGTCACGGCAGGGCTACTGGCTCATGGAATACCTGTCCATTTCCAACATCCTGCGCCAGGCCCCCGGCCAGTACGCGCGCGCCTACCTGCACACCGAGACGGACGGGGCCGACACCACCTATTTCCTGCTGCACCAGCTGGACGTCATCCATCAGGCCATCGATGCGCTGAAAACCTATCTCGCGGAAAAATCCCATGAGCTGCGTGCCACGGAGAAACTGCTGCGCAGCGTGGAATTGCGCGCGCGCTGCAACCATCGCCAGATCGCCCTGCTGGGACATGCGCTGAAACATGAAGACGCGATCTATACGGTGGAAAGCCACCGCGCCTCCCACGCCATTGCCTACGCGACAGCGCGCAGCGATTTGCTGGCCCTCGTGGACATGGGCCTGCTCCATGAATCCAAACAGGGGAACCGCTGGGTATTCACCGTGCCGGACGATCTTCACCGCAAGCTGAAAAAATAA
- a CDS encoding efflux RND transporter permease subunit, whose amino-acid sequence MIAKLIHWSVANRLLVLLATVMATAWGVVSVLKTPLDAIPDLSDVQVIIRTPFPGQAPQVVEDQVTYPLATTMMAVPGARVVRGYSMFGDSYVYILFEDGTDLYWARSRVLEYLNTAAGKLPAAAKPAIGPDATGVGWIYEYALTDRTGRHDLAQLRGLQDWFLKFELQGLPNVAEVATIGGMVKQYQILIDPERMRALNVPLARIVAAVRRANQEAGGSILELGEAEYMVRASGYLQSLADFQAIPVGLGPNGTPILLRDVARIQTGPQMRRGIAELDGEGEVVGGVIVMRSGANALDTIAAVKARLEELKSSLPEGVEIVPTYDRSGLIKRSVETLTHKLAEEFIVVALVCAAFLFHLRSAFVAIVSLPLGVLIAFIVMRHQGINANIMSLGGIAIAIGAMVDAAIVMIENAHKHLEAWRHAHPDEKPTGQDYFRLSAEAAAEVGPALFFSLLIITVSFLPVFTLEAQEGRLFAPLAFTKTYAMAAAAGLSVTLIPVLMGFFIRGKVPDEHRNPLNRFLIALYRPLIGMALRFPKLNLLAAAVVLAITWYPLSKVGSEFIPPLDEGDLLAMPTTLPGLSPSKAAELLQLSDRMTRTVPEVKSVFGKIGRADTATDPAPLTMIETTIQLKDPSEWRPGMTLQGIMAELDRNVRIPGLANLWVQPIRTRIDMLATGIRSPVGVKIAGPDLAVIEQIGAEVETALKTVPGTASAFAERVAAGRYLNVDIDREAAARYGLNIADVQELISVAVGGATVAETVEGLERYPVQIRFPRELRDSVEALGNLPLLTAQGASVPLNAVARLSIGDGPPMLKSENARPNGWIYVDIKDRDLGSYVQDAQKAVIEQVTLPPGYSIAWSGQYEYLERAEARLKLVLPLTLGIIFLLLFLTFRNLWQPLLIMATLPFALIGGYWLLYLLGYNMSVAVAVGFIALAGVAAEFGVIMLIYLDQAVKARQAAGRFNTRADLMDAIVDGAVLRVRPKAMTVAVILAGLLPIMLGTGTGSEVMQRIAAPMVGGMVTAPMLSMFVIPVVYLLWRGRKLAPS is encoded by the coding sequence ATGATCGCCAAACTCATCCACTGGTCCGTGGCCAACCGGCTGCTGGTGTTGCTGGCCACGGTCATGGCCACGGCCTGGGGCGTGGTCTCCGTGCTGAAGACCCCCCTGGACGCCATCCCCGACCTGTCCGACGTGCAGGTCATCATCCGCACGCCCTTCCCGGGCCAGGCGCCCCAGGTGGTGGAAGACCAGGTCACCTACCCCCTGGCCACCACCATGATGGCCGTGCCCGGCGCCCGGGTGGTGCGTGGCTATTCCATGTTCGGGGATTCCTACGTCTACATCCTGTTCGAGGACGGCACCGACCTCTACTGGGCCCGTTCCCGGGTGCTGGAATACCTGAACACGGCGGCCGGCAAGCTGCCGGCGGCGGCCAAGCCGGCCATCGGCCCGGACGCCACGGGGGTGGGCTGGATCTACGAATACGCCCTCACCGACAGGACCGGCAGGCACGACCTGGCCCAGCTGCGCGGGCTCCAGGACTGGTTCCTCAAGTTCGAGCTCCAGGGCCTGCCCAACGTGGCGGAGGTGGCCACCATCGGCGGCATGGTGAAGCAGTACCAGATCCTCATCGACCCGGAGCGCATGCGGGCCCTCAACGTGCCCCTGGCCCGCATCGTCGCCGCCGTGCGCCGCGCCAACCAGGAGGCCGGCGGCTCCATCCTGGAGCTGGGGGAGGCGGAATACATGGTGCGGGCCAGCGGCTACCTCCAGTCCCTGGCGGACTTCCAGGCCATCCCCGTGGGCCTGGGCCCCAATGGTACCCCCATCCTGCTCAGGGACGTGGCCCGCATCCAGACCGGCCCCCAGATGCGCCGGGGCATCGCCGAGCTGGACGGGGAAGGCGAAGTGGTGGGCGGCGTCATCGTCATGCGTTCCGGCGCCAATGCCCTGGACACCATCGCCGCCGTGAAGGCCCGGCTGGAGGAACTGAAGTCCAGCCTGCCCGAGGGGGTGGAGATCGTGCCCACCTACGACCGCTCCGGCCTCATCAAGCGCTCGGTGGAGACCCTGACCCACAAGCTGGCGGAGGAATTCATCGTCGTGGCCCTGGTGTGCGCGGCCTTCCTGTTCCACCTGCGCTCCGCCTTCGTGGCCATCGTCTCCCTGCCCCTGGGGGTGCTCATCGCCTTCATCGTCATGCGCCACCAGGGCATCAACGCCAACATCATGTCCCTGGGGGGCATCGCCATCGCCATCGGCGCCATGGTGGACGCCGCCATCGTCATGATCGAGAACGCCCACAAGCACCTGGAGGCCTGGCGCCACGCCCATCCTGATGAAAAGCCTACGGGCCAGGACTATTTCCGTCTCTCCGCCGAGGCCGCCGCCGAGGTGGGGCCGGCCCTGTTCTTCAGCCTGCTCATCATCACCGTGAGCTTCCTGCCGGTGTTCACCCTGGAGGCCCAGGAAGGCCGGCTGTTCGCCCCCCTGGCCTTCACCAAGACCTACGCCATGGCTGCCGCCGCCGGCCTGTCCGTGACCCTGATCCCCGTGCTCATGGGTTTCTTCATCCGCGGCAAGGTGCCGGACGAGCACAGGAACCCCCTCAACCGCTTCCTCATCGCCCTGTACCGACCCCTCATCGGCATGGCCCTGCGCTTCCCCAAGCTGAACCTGCTGGCGGCGGCGGTGGTGCTGGCCATCACCTGGTATCCACTTTCCAAGGTGGGTTCGGAGTTCATCCCGCCCCTGGACGAAGGCGACCTGCTGGCCATGCCCACCACCCTGCCGGGCCTGTCGCCCTCCAAGGCGGCGGAACTGCTCCAGCTTTCCGACCGCATGACCAGGACCGTGCCGGAGGTGAAGAGCGTGTTCGGCAAGATCGGCCGCGCCGACACCGCCACGGACCCGGCGCCCCTGACCATGATCGAGACCACCATCCAGCTCAAGGACCCGTCGGAATGGCGCCCGGGCATGACCCTGCAGGGCATCATGGCGGAGCTGGACCGCAACGTGCGCATTCCCGGCCTGGCCAACCTGTGGGTGCAGCCCATCCGCACCCGCATCGACATGCTGGCCACGGGCATCCGCAGCCCGGTGGGGGTGAAGATCGCCGGACCGGACCTGGCCGTCATCGAGCAGATCGGCGCCGAGGTTGAAACGGCGTTGAAGACCGTGCCCGGCACCGCCAGCGCCTTCGCCGAGCGGGTGGCGGCGGGCCGTTACCTGAACGTGGACATCGACCGGGAGGCGGCGGCCCGCTACGGCCTCAACATCGCCGACGTGCAGGAACTCATCAGCGTGGCCGTGGGCGGTGCCACGGTGGCGGAGACCGTGGAAGGCCTGGAGCGCTATCCCGTGCAGATCCGCTTCCCCCGGGAATTGCGGGACAGCGTGGAGGCCCTGGGCAATCTGCCCCTGCTCACCGCCCAGGGGGCCAGCGTGCCCCTGAACGCCGTGGCGCGCCTGTCCATCGGCGACGGCCCCCCCATGCTGAAGAGCGAGAACGCCCGCCCCAATGGCTGGATCTACGTGGACATCAAGGACCGGGACCTGGGCAGCTACGTGCAGGACGCCCAGAAGGCCGTGATCGAACAGGTCACCCTGCCCCCGGGCTACTCCATCGCCTGGTCCGGCCAGTACGAGTACCTGGAGCGGGCCGAAGCGCGGCTCAAGCTGGTGCTACCCCTCACCCTGGGCATCATCTTCCTGTTGCTGTTCCTCACCTTCCGCAACCTGTGGCAACCCCTGCTCATCATGGCCACCCTGCCCTTCGCCCTCATCGGCGGCTACTGGCTGCTCTACCTGCTGGGCTACAACATGTCCGTGGCCGTGGCCGTGGGCTTCATCGCCCTGGCCGGCGTGGCGGCGGAATTCGGCGTCATCATGCTCATCTACCTGGACCAGGCGGTGAAGGCCCGCCAGGCGGCAGGACGCTTCAACACCCGGGCCGACCTCATGGACGCCATCGTCGACGGCGCCGTGCTGCGGGTGCGGCCCAAGGCCATGACCGTGGCCGTGATCCTGGCGGGCCTGCTGCCCATCATGCTGGGCACGGGTACCGGCAGCGAGGTCATGCAGCGCATCGCCGCGCCCATGGTGGGGGGCATGGTCACCGCGCCCATGCTGTCCATGTTCGTCATCCCGGTGGTGTACCTGCTGTGGCGGGGGCGGAAACTCGCACCTTCATGA
- a CDS encoding efflux RND transporter periplasmic adaptor subunit → MNTNMKLIAALIAGLALGGGATWYVLKHQGAKATETAQDGMPATQGEKAVLYWYDPMVPDQHFDKPGKSPFMDMDLVPKYAGEDEAGTVSIDPRVVQNLGIRTAQAERGRLWRRIDTVGYVRADDNRVQFLQARVNGWIEGLHVHTLNDPVKRGQLIAEVYSPDLYTAQEEFLLALKHPEDAGWIAAAKQKLAFLGLSQGQIANLEKNGKPLRRVNYYAPTGGIVTKIAVHEGAQVTAGMPILEITDLSRVWVTAEVMESQAAWITPGKSVEISVESLPGEVFEGTVDYLYPTVNTATRTHPVRIVLANKGLKLKPGMFAQVTLYGGKGEDAVLVPSEAVITTGKRSIVLVSAGEGKFQPVEVTTGMSSDGRTAILEGLSGGEQVVTSGQFLIESEANLKGALEKLKPLSSAVHTGTGVITKVDAKSGELEMAHDPIPSLDWPSMTMEFDVKDKAALQGLKAGDKVEFDMVKEDGGFPVTAIRLRDVGKSAGKAIDQPAAKPMDHGSHSNHSGH, encoded by the coding sequence ATGAACACGAACATGAAACTGATCGCCGCCCTCATTGCCGGCCTGGCCCTGGGCGGGGGGGCCACCTGGTACGTCCTGAAGCATCAGGGCGCCAAGGCCACGGAAACGGCCCAGGACGGCATGCCGGCCACCCAGGGCGAAAAGGCGGTCCTCTACTGGTACGACCCCATGGTGCCGGACCAGCACTTCGACAAGCCGGGCAAGTCCCCCTTCATGGACATGGACCTGGTACCCAAGTACGCCGGCGAGGACGAGGCCGGCACGGTCAGCATCGACCCCCGGGTGGTGCAGAACCTGGGCATCCGCACCGCCCAGGCGGAGCGGGGCCGCCTGTGGCGGCGCATCGACACCGTGGGCTACGTGCGGGCCGACGACAACCGGGTCCAGTTCCTCCAGGCCCGGGTGAACGGCTGGATCGAGGGCCTCCACGTCCACACCCTGAACGACCCGGTGAAACGTGGCCAGCTCATCGCCGAGGTCTACAGCCCGGACCTGTACACGGCCCAGGAGGAATTCCTCCTGGCCCTGAAGCACCCGGAGGATGCGGGCTGGATTGCCGCCGCGAAGCAGAAGCTCGCCTTCCTGGGTCTGTCCCAAGGCCAGATCGCCAATCTGGAGAAGAACGGCAAGCCCCTGCGCCGGGTGAACTACTACGCCCCCACCGGCGGCATCGTCACAAAGATCGCCGTGCACGAAGGCGCCCAGGTCACCGCCGGCATGCCCATCCTGGAGATCACCGACCTGTCCCGGGTCTGGGTCACGGCGGAGGTCATGGAAAGCCAGGCCGCCTGGATCACCCCCGGCAAGAGCGTGGAGATCAGCGTGGAAAGCCTGCCGGGGGAGGTCTTCGAAGGCACGGTGGACTACCTCTATCCCACGGTGAACACCGCCACCCGCACCCACCCGGTGCGCATCGTCCTGGCCAACAAGGGGCTGAAGCTCAAGCCCGGCATGTTCGCCCAGGTCACCCTCTATGGCGGCAAGGGCGAGGACGCCGTGCTGGTGCCCAGCGAGGCGGTCATCACCACGGGCAAGCGCAGCATCGTCCTGGTGTCCGCGGGCGAAGGAAAGTTTCAACCCGTGGAGGTCACGACCGGCATGTCCAGTGACGGCCGGACCGCCATCCTGGAAGGCCTGTCCGGCGGCGAGCAGGTGGTCACCTCCGGCCAGTTCCTCATCGAGTCCGAGGCCAACCTGAAGGGCGCCCTGGAGAAACTCAAGCCCCTCTCCAGCGCCGTCCACACGGGCACCGGCGTCATCACCAAGGTGGATGCCAAGTCCGGCGAGCTGGAGATGGCGCACGACCCCATCCCCAGCCTGGACTGGCCTTCCATGACCATGGAATTCGACGTGAAGGACAAGGCCGCCCTCCAAGGCCTGAAGGCCGGCGACAAGGTGGAGTTCGACATGGTGAAGGAGGACGGTGGCTTCCCGGTGACGGCCATCCGCCTCAGGGATGTGGGCAAATCGGCGGGCAAGGCAATAGACCAGCCCGCCGCCAAGCCCATGGACCACGGCAGCCATAGCAACCACAGCGGCCACTGA